ACCGTACCCACCCTCGCGAACGTCGGATTACGCCTTCGGCTAATCCAACCTACGTTGCCTGAACATCGCGGAGCGGTGAACCGCTTTTCGTATGATGGAATCGCCAAAGGCGCTTCCATCGGTTACCGCGACTGGGCCACACCTCCGACGGCTGATCCAACTTACACTTTTGGCTCATTAATACGTCGAGGGGGCAAGGATGCCTAACTATCGTCGCGCCCTGGCTCCAGGGGCGAGCTGGTTTTTTACGGTGAATCTTCTTGAGCGGCGCGGCAATGATTTGCTGGTGCGACACATCGATGTTCTGCGGACCGCCGTCCGGAGCGTGCATCGACTCCATCCCTTTACTATCAATGCCTGGGTGGTTTTACCCGAGCATATGCATTGCGTCTGGACACTACCGCCGGGTGATGCGGACTATTCGCTGCGTTGGCGCTTGATCAAAACGTTCTTCAGCCGCGCCTTGCCCCTGGACGAATACCGTTCGGCTGTACGCCTGCATCGCGGCGAGCGGGGTATCTGGCAGCGCCGTTATTGGGAACACCTCATCCGTAACGAAGCCGATTTCCGGCGGCATATGGATTACGTGTATGTAAACCCACTCAAGCATGGCCTGGTTCGGCGCGTTGGGGATTGGCCCTATTCGAGCTTTCACCGCGACGTTCGTGCCGGGCTGTACCCTGCCGACTGGGCGGGCGATCCGGAGCTTGTATTGCCAAGAGCCAAGCGTTCTACTCGCGGCCTGATGCATCCTTCTCCGTAGGATGGAATCGCCGAAGGCGCTTCCGTCGTTTACCCCGAACCGGCTGCATCCATCGCCCAACGTCGAAACCGCACCCACCCTCCGAAGGTCGGATTACGACTTCGGCTAATGCAACCTACGTAAGGCATTGACGGGCTATCGCTGGCCCTCACGCAGCCTGCTGGGCTAGCATCGGTCCCTTCTTGCCGCGAGACATGTCGCAGGCGATACCGATTTTTCAGGAGGAACCATGCCCTTTACCGTTTACCTGTCCGGGGAAATCCATACCGACTGGCGCGTTGAAATCGAGCGTGGCGCCAAGGCCGCCGAACTGGATGTAGTCTTCACTTCCGCCGTAACGGATCACGAAGCCAGCGATGCCGCCGGCGATTGCCTGGGCGCCGAGCCTAATGGCTTCTGG
This DNA window, taken from Pseudomonas sp. FeN3W, encodes the following:
- a CDS encoding transposase, yielding MPNYRRALAPGASWFFTVNLLERRGNDLLVRHIDVLRTAVRSVHRLHPFTINAWVVLPEHMHCVWTLPPGDADYSLRWRLIKTFFSRALPLDEYRSAVRLHRGERGIWQRRYWEHLIRNEADFRRHMDYVYVNPLKHGLVRRVGDWPYSSFHRDVRAGLYPADWAGDPELVLPRAKRSTRGLMHPSP